One window of Pieris napi chromosome 14, ilPieNapi1.2, whole genome shotgun sequence genomic DNA carries:
- the LOC125056031 gene encoding uncharacterized protein LOC125056031 isoform X3 — translation MVVGENKRTANIMDGIENTGDVRLHDHRLRLKQRFDIVRKLGQGTYGKVQLGINKKTGQEVAIKTIKKCKIETEADLVRIRREVQIMSSVRHPNIVHIYEVFENSEKMILVMEYCSGGELYDYLSQKKVLEEDEARRLFRQIATAVYYCHIHKICHRDLKLENVLLDETGSAKIADFGLSNVFKETSLLATFCGSPLYASPEIVKGTPYIGPEVDCWSLGVLLYTLVYGAMPFDGSNFKRLVRQISNGDYYEPKNPSSASPLIRDMLTVDPLKRADIVYICDHPWVNLGCEASCLEIAEALAAETPVRLDLLLSLAPAAASNTNSVVVPEQSELGGPTESCTDLTSSTSMAVEPSNSAEKRILELVAEGGEDAIKPSPTRTIVAAADNKRKLELAMSGTGLQRKRERVASSASLAGAPALPEEACVPDEDTAGLQDGSSGEMPQHSLKSSATITISPTPAAVELSKAPTEEVKRALNDEIKEEKPKAKKVLSKVDIPEKQNESKVEDGKPSVAATADKLTSLTISQPAPASAPVKPKKLSIGGHVGSFKEQFERRASLTTPPEVKRTVTKPVVSKIAKPKAQSEDRELNKPLDNGTVRLQQIGIEPSPSVPFEEPQTQMNRGGVKKTESEPTHHTQVDPAVLLQDARRSLQSSMAKLAEERAGEENRRRAARDIISSAIRTGKPPVPYGRSSSAGVTSLASPPSTPPAAPPSASSKVFKTEAHHRVEDHRNRGPSVERIIPISVATEDSPTSPTSPSTNAHVPTHKPAPRSTHTPLRRLASTESTGTGEPSPSTGEPIKKSAREFIIPIAVEGKGYVTPRQRSLEPDASPSPRVHPPRLTPRRISSLVSGGESEEEDDTHMHRLRSSRLARAESVSSGEEDEEDEGFHLLTAENLFSTLLHRVRALTQRLNGEEGPGFAQHPHSLFNNLHSPFFNSPHLPRRHFMREGWGSRDMQSPFESMFNKSRQTPRGSSKKGKARTGDGDDEREGDAGLDLSDLDLSSIRFSEREMRALSGLTPALSRRLQRQLLRHLPPHAARSLRRTLSLGADRSEPADDPREAPAADDAHSREPPDTEIDDDVPRASASQFYTLPRLRRRSSASREPASPSSALADDCTYKMAAPRDSSGSRPESRGATDRPLLSKYLSERTTSLDDTYASDGGSLVTDPSYIAAYGSPAYGNSTGPNFRRHSLRLSGDRPKKRISRFLRSDFFESPPDESVYTKHKKEKELETQKILKEIREKRSRASDGAATTPTDASEGPNYISEDVTRKCLSPTSILVGKDRSRSTTPFFPSLDNIKENAIDSSTLLKTKNICNETRDSHIRNNNENATNQETRIVRPKSYPAKSIKTYETNKTESERKSSKEIESENKHITSRESKLLRPKSYPNNTNILNKTNSNRTTSKDECKSSTLNENPSPTPEAKTDVEVSFNITLPRKPKPTPTSNSSEVVTQSENLNAREDKTKIDNGSSNLVLKKYKVVNSTQREMSSAVDQNTLNESVVDTTDALRKRNYPNSIKNNISSNGFTRDNSIPKDESKEEKKIVKKKVIKKVPSKSKTTELGNDKKPNDIKSSNDKKIVAKKHKEKSPEDSKQNNVTKKKSVLQSIGHKLEKLTSSKSNSPEKTYQNSSVKASKKETSKLRRTQREHSVPVEPPTESNLIKRAVTVTDVAALENQSSTPNKTTVSKVLGLFKKFEPKEKQLKLNSENSRNNVDEQSISAESDIEKPQRPSSLLLNGVSSKSNKYNKTSSDICTALPTDDDEKLKKKEETKSIRSTLKLDFSKLPRVKKIVPTNPVIEPQIMDTSMDKGKVGKSETNGDCIADGMAKLDLGDALSRSRSRSRSIYSNSDVKSDHSAEIKEKTLISPSSLYPIRSHDSTTPEKEDVGDRIRRKSFYSRFNEKKQRRKSNLVGPGAVEYDPVARIYSHSTDKYDASPTSPNTYDVSPGFSVSSDASPSTDRYRSSLADLARNNLRYDSLNDKVDTYRSLDRSDLRKYSGTRSYLDYDQPSSHGQNRYSRTKSLLETSDGPDTLGLSLLKEPHKYNRTNSLYAPGSYATYRPKRTQLNSAIILKESEKEPSPENILEKIRNRKYSIRVTRKSAPDKDSTSRPAGSPQGEGDGAERSEKGD, via the exons ATGGTGGTGGGCGAGAATAAACGTACGGCCAACATAATGGACGGCATTGAGAACACCGGCGACGTCAGGCTGCACGACCATCGGCTACGATTGAAACAGAG ATTCGACATAGTAAGAAAACTAGGCCAAGGCACATACGGGAAAGTCCAATTAGGTATAAACAAGAAGACTGGACAGGAAGTGGCGATCAAGACGATAAAGAAATGCAAGATCGAGACCGAAGCGGACTTGGTGCGAATTCGACGGGAGGTGCAGATTATGTCATCGGTCAGACATCCCAATATTGTACACATTTATGAAG TATTTGAAAATAGTGAAAAGATGATTTTAGTAATGGAATACTGTTCGGGTGGTGAACTGTATGATTATCTAAGTCAAAAGAAAGTTTTAGAAGAGGACGAAGCCAGGAG GTTATTCCGGCAGATCGCAACCGCTGTATACTATTGCCATATACATAAAATCTGCCATAGGGACTTAAAATTAGAGAATGTTTTACTCGACGAGACTGGTAGTGCCAAG ATCGCAGACTTCGGTCTTTCCAATGTGTTCAAAGAGACGTCTCTGCTGGCGACATTTTGCGGGTCTCCTTTGTACGCGTCGCCGGAAATAGTTAAAGGCACTCCGTACATCGGACCCGAA GTTGACTGCTGGTCCCTGGGAGTACTCCTGTACACTCTGGTGTATGGGGCGATGCCCTTCGATGGCTCCAATTTCAAGAGACTGGTTCGTCAGATCAGCAACGGGGATTACTACGAGCCCAAGAACCCGtctt CTGCATCTCCTCTGATCCGTGACATGCTCACTGTGGACCCTTTGAAGAGAGCGGACATCGTTTACATCTGTGACCATCC GTGGGTGAACCTGGGCTGTGAAGCGTCATGTCTGGAGATAGCGGAGGCCTTGGCAGCCGAGACTCCGGTGCGACTAGACCTGTTGCTGTCCTTGGCACCTGCGGCTGCGTCAAACACTAATAGCGTGGTTGTTCCAGAG CAATCCGAGCTGGGTGGTCCGACAGAGAGTTGCACTGACCTCACCAGTTCTACTTCGATGGCAGTGGAGCCCAGCAATTCTGCTGAGAAACGGATATTGGAACTTGTTGCAG aggGCGGCGAGGATGCCATAAAGCCTTCCCCGACGCGCACGATAGTGGCGGCCGCAGACAACAAACGCAAGCTGGAGCTCGCCATGTCCGGCACCGGCCTGCAGAGGAAGAGGGAACGCGTTGCCAg TTCTGCAAGCTTAGCTGGTGCGCCCGCGCTGCCGGAAGAGGCCTGCGTTCCCGACGAAGACACTGCGGGGCTGCAAGATGGTTCTAGTGGTGAA ATGCCTCAACACTCTCTGAAGTCATCGGCCACCATCACGATATCTCCCACTCCGGCCGCAGTAGAGTTGAGCAAAGCGCCCACCGAAGAGGTCAAACGTGCGCTAAACGATGAGATAAAAGAAGAAAAGCCTAAAGCTAAGAAAGTCCTCTCCAAAGTTGACATACCGGAGAAGCAAAACGAATCTAAG GTGGAAGATGGCAAGCCATCCGTGGCGGCCACCGCAGACAAGCTGACGTCCTTGACCATTTCTCAGCCGGCGCCCGCCTCCGCTCCCGTCAAACCGAAGAAGCTATCTATAG GAGGTCACGTGGGCAGCTTCAAGGAGCAGTTCGAGAGACGAGCGTCCCTCACCACTCCGCCGGAAGTCAAACGGACCGTCACCAAACCCG TGGTGTCGAAGATCGCGAAGCCGAAAGCCCAGAGCGAGGACCGGGAGTTGAACAAGCCTCTGGACAACGGGACGGTGAGGCTTCAGCAGATCGGCATTGAGCCGTCGCCG TCGGTGCCGTTCGAAGAGCCTCAAACGCAAATGAACCGGGGTGGAGTGAAGAAGACAGAGAGCGAACCCACTCACCACACACAAGTCGACCCTGCGGTCTTGCTTCAGGACGCCAGGAG GAGTCTCCAAAGTTCGATGGCGAAGTTGGCAGAAGAACGGGCGGGCGAAGAGAACAGACGTCGCGCCGCAAGAGACATTATTTCCTCTGCTATCAGGACGG GCAAGCCTCCCGTGCCCTACGGCAGGTCTTCGTCAGCCGGAGTGACGTCGCTGGCTTCTCCGCCGTCCACTCCCCCCGCGGCCCCGCCCTCCGCCTCTTCCAAGGTCTTCAAAACGGAGGCACACCATCGGGTGGAGGATCACCGCAATAG GGGCCCGTCAGTGGAACGCATAATACCGATAAGTGTGGCGACGGAAGACAGCCCCACGTCCCCGACGTCTCCGTCCACGAACGCGCACGTTCCCACGCACAAGCCCGCGCCCAGGTCGACGCATACGCCACTTAG ACGTCTGGCGTCAACGGAGTCGACGGGCACGGGCGAGCCCAGTCCCAGCACGGGCGAGCCGATAAAGAAATCGGCTCGGGAGTTCATTATACCCATTGCGGTGGAGGGCAAGGGGTACGTCACACCCAGACAACGCAGCCTCGAGCCCGACGCGTCGCCTTCGCCTAGGGTGCATCCCCCCCGACTTACACCTCGGCGCATCAG taGCTTAGTAAGTGGCGGAGAATCGGAAGAAGAAGATGACACGCATATGCATCGATTGAG ATCAAGCCGCTTGGCTCGAGCGGAATCCGTGTCCTCTGGCGAAGAGGACGAGGAAGATGAGGGTTTCCATCTCTTGACAGCTGAAAACCTCTTCTCCACGCTGTTACACCGA GTTCGCGCGTTAACTCAGCGGTTGAACGGCGAAGAAGGCCCCGGTTTCGCCCAGCACCCGCACTCGCTCTTCAACAACCTGCATTCGCCGTTCTTCAATAG CCCGCACTTGCCGAGGAGGCATTTCAT GCGCGAAGGCTGGGGCTCGCGAGACATGCAGTCGCCGTTCGAGTCCATGTTCAACAAATCGCGTCAGACGCCGCGCG GTAGTAGTAAGAAGGGCAAAGCGCGGACCGGCGACGGCGACGACGAGCGTGAGGGCGACGCGGGACTAGATCTCTCGGACCTCGACTTGAGCTCGATTCGGTTCTCCGAGCGCGAGATGCGCGCCCTGTCGGGCCTGACGCCGGCGCTGTCTCGGCGCCTGCAGCGGCAGCTCTTGCGGCATCTGCCGCCCCACGCCGCTCGCTCCTTGCGACGCACGCTCTCTCTCGGCGCCGACCGATCCGAGCCGGCGGACGACCCGCGAGAGGCCCCCGCCGCCGACGACGCACATTCGCGAGAACCTCCCGACACCGAAATCGACGACGACGTCCCGCGAGCTTCCGCGTCCCAATTCTACACTCTGCCGCGTTTGAGACGACGGTCTAGCGCGTCGCGCGAACCCGCGTCTCCATCTTCCGCTCTCGCCGACGATTGTACATACAAAATGGCGGCTCCGCGGGACTCGAGCGGATCGCGCCCGGAGTCCCGCGGCGCTACCGATAGACCTCTACTGAGTAAATATTTATCTGAAAGAACGACTTCTCTAGACGACACGTACGCGTCGGACGGAGGCAGTCTAGTCACCGACCCCAGTTATATCGCTGCGTACGGGTCGCCCGCTTACGGTAACTCGACGGGTCCAAATTTCAGACGACATTCCCTGAGATTATCCGGCGATCGTCCGAAAAAACGTATTTCCAGATTCCTCAGATCAGATTTCTTCGAGTCGCCCCCGGACGAAAGCGTTTACACCAaacacaaaaaagaaaaagaattggaaactcaaaaaatattgaaagaaaTAAGGGAGAAGAGAAGTAGAGCTTCGGACGGTGCGGCGACGACCCCCACTGATGCGAGCGAAGGTCCGAATTATATAAGCGAGGATGTGACGCGCAAGTGCTTGTCACCTACGAGTATTTTAGTTGGTAAAGATCGAAGTAGATCAACCACGCCTTTCTTTCCCagtttagataatattaaggaaAACGCAATTGATTCATCGACTTTACTGAAAACGAAAAACATCTGCAATGAAACACGAGACTCACATATCAGGAATAATAACGAAAACGCGACTAACCAAGAAACGAGGATAGTCCGACCTAAAAGTTATCCAGCTAAAAGCATCAAAACATACGAGACTAACAAAACCGAAAGTGAAAGAAAATCAAGTAAAGAAATCGAATCTGAGAATAAGCATATTACATCTAGggaatcaaaattattaagacctaaaagttacccgaataatacgaatattttaaataaaactaattccaACCGCACGACTAGTAAAGACGAATGCAAAAGTTCCACCCTAAATGAAAACCCTTCCCCTACACCGGAAGCAAAAACTGATGTAGAAGTTAGTTTTAACATAACACTGCCTAGAAAACCAAAACCTACCCCGACGAGCAATTCATCAGAGGTTGTCACTCAAAGTGAAAATCTTAACGCTAGAGAGGATAAAACGAAAATAGATAATGGTTCATCAAATcttgttttgaaaaagtataaagTAGTTAATTCCACACAGAGAGAAATGTCTTCAGCCGTGgatcaaaatacattaaatgagAGTGTCGTGGACACTACAGATGCTCTACGAAAACGAAATTATCCCaattccataaaaaataacatctcAAGTAATGGTTTTACTCGAGATAATAGTATTCCTAAAGATGAGTCAAAAGAAGAAAAGAAGattgtaaaaaagaaagttattaaaaaagtaccTTCGAAGTCAAAGACGACTGAATTAGGAAACGACAAGAAACCGAATGATATTAAATCttcaaatgataaaaaaattgtcgcTAAGAAACATAAGGAAAAATCACCTGAGGatagtaaacaaaataatgttactAAGAAAAAGTCAGTTTTACAATCGATAGGTCACAAATTAGAAAAATTGACTTCTTCAAAGTCTAACTCACCTGAGAAAACATACCAAAATAGCTCGGTAAAGGCtagtaaaaaagaaactaGTAAACTACGAAGGACACAAAGGGAACACTCCGTTCCGGTCGAACCGCCCACAGAATCGAATCTCATCAAGAGAGCTGTCACTGTCACAGATGTGGCCGCACTGGAAAACCAAAGCAGTACACCGAATAAAACGACAGTGTCTAAAGTGTTGggattatttaagaaatttgaaCCTAAAGAGAAACAGCTGAAACTTAATTCAGAAAATTCACGAAACAATGTTGATGAACAAAGCATTTCTGCAGAAAGTGATATCGAAAAACCTCAAAGACCATCGTCCCTGTTATTGAATGGCGTGAGtagtaaaagtaataaatataataagactAGTAGCGATATTTGCACCGCCCTTCCTactgatgatgatgaaaaattaaagaagaaaGAGGAGACGAAGAGCATTCGTAGCACACTAAAGTTGGACTTTTCAAAACTTCCTAGAGTGAAGAAAATAGTTCCTACTAATCCTGTGATAGAACCTCAAATAATGGATACGTCAATGGACAAAGGTAAAGTTGGAAAAAGTGAAACAAATGGTGATTGTATAGCGGATGGAATGGCCAAGTTAGACTTGGGTGATGCCTTAAGTAGAAGTAGATCTAGAAGTAGATCGATATATTCTAATTCTGATGTTAAATCCGATCATAGCGCTGAAATAAAAGAGAAAACCCTTATCTCTCCCAGCAGTCTTTATCCTATCCGAAGTCACGATTCGACCACCCCAGAGAAAGAAGACGTCGGGGATAGAATACGCAGAAAAAGCTTTTACTCCAGATTTAATGAAAAGAAACAACGAAGAAAAAGTAACTTAGTCGGTCCCGGCGCCGTCGAATACGATCCCGTGGCTCGAATATACTCGCACTCGACCGATAAATACGACGCTTCCCCCACTTCCCCCAATACGTATGACGTTTCGCCCGGCTTTTCCGTTTCTTCGGACGCGTCTCCTTCGACCGACCGGTATAGGTCCTCGCTCGCCGACCTAGCTCGAAATAATTTACGATACGATAGCCTCAACGACAAAGTAGACACGTACAGATCTCTAGACAGGAGCGACCTAAGAAAATATTCAGGAACACGAAGCTATCTCGACTACGACCAACCGTCGTCTCACGGCCAGAATAGATATTCCAGAACGAAATCACTGTTGGAGACTTCGGACGGCCCCGACACTCTCGGCCTCAGCCTTTTGAAGGAACCGCACAAGTATAACAGGACGAACTCTCTCTACGCCCCCGGGAGCTACGCCACGTATCGCCCTAAGAGAACCCAACTCAACTCTGCCATAATATTGAAAGAGAGCGAAAAGGAACCGAGCCCGGAAAACATTCTTGAAAAAATTCGCAATAGAAAGTACTCGATCAGAGTGACGAGAAAGTCGGCCCCGGACAAGGATTCCACGTCGAG ACCCGCTGGCTCACCTCAAGGCGAAGGCGACGGTGCAGAACGCTCTGAGAAAGGCGACTGA